A region from the Vicia villosa cultivar HV-30 ecotype Madison, WI linkage group LG3, Vvil1.0, whole genome shotgun sequence genome encodes:
- the LOC131661538 gene encoding squamosa promoter-binding-like protein 12 — protein MEWNAKSPGQWDWENLFFVNSKPAENHKSQSTDWSAETDREINVGMLFPSSGSGCSASKLLHASSSRSSKSASNNSSSNGESKTSMSTRECSQDDSTGKKELSKGDPIETSQAAEPLLTLKLGKRFYFEDVSPGSHSKKASSSAVPAAPPSSGKKGKSGCQNMLHCCQVEGCGLDLSSSKDYHRKHRVCESHSKSPKVVIAGLERRFCQQCSRFHSLSEFDEKKRSCRRRLSDHNARRRKPQPGAMQLNPSALSSSPYDQRQTIGPFAFPRNTANLAWHGIHNSKLPETQDFMLKPPKAFNKIVSMLSDDSKGIGSRSTFPGIEDPTTLSDPNATQDVNRALSLLSTNSWGAYDTKSLSLEHSNRPTGETHSIAHATANRSPFPSSEYWHTDPQQANSSACISFSGYDSSSRFQDFQLFSAPFESSFPCNQLD, from the exons ATGGAGTGGAATGCGAAATCTCCTGGGCAATGGGACTGGGAAAACTTATTCTTCGTGAATTCAAAACCCGCAGAAAATCACAAGTCTCAGTCTACTGATTGGAGTGCGGAGACAGATCGAGAAATCAATGTCGGAATGCTGTTTCCATCAAGTGGTAGTGGCTGTTCCGCGTCTAAACTGTTGCACGCGTCGTCCTCGAGGAGCTCAAAGTCTGCTTCCAATAATTCATCGTCAAACGGGGAGAGCAAGACATCTATGTCAACTCGGGAATGTTCTCAAGACGATTCCACCGGTAAGAAAGAATTGTCTAAAGGAGATCCAATTGAAACTTCTCAAGCAGCAGAACCGTTGCTCACACTGAAGCTTGGTAAAAGATTCTACTTTGAGGATGTTTCCCCTGGAAGCCATTCCAAGAAAGCCTCTTCCTCTGCGGTTCCCGCGGCTCCTCCTTCGAGCGGAAAGAAAGGTAAATCGGGTTGTCAGAACATGCTACATTGCTGCCAGGTGGAAGGTTGTGGCCTCGACCTCTCTTCTTCTAAAGATTATCATCGTAAACATAGAGTTTGTGAAAGTCATTCCAAATCCCCTAAGGTGGTTATAGCTGGTTTGGAGCGTCGATTTTGCCAACAATGCAGCAG GTTTCATTCTCTATCGGAGTTTGATGAGAAAAAAAGAAGCTGCAGACGTCGTCTTTCAGATCACAATGCAAGGCGCCGCAAACCTCAGCCCGGAGCAATGCAACTGAATCCATCCGCTCTTTCTTCATCACCCTATG ATCAAAGACAAACAATAGGCCCATTTGCTTTTCCAAGGAACACTGCAAATTTAGCATGGCATGGCATACATAACAGCAAACTCCCCGAAACTCAAGATTTTATGCTGAAACCTCCAAAAGCCTTCAACAAGATTGTTTCTATGCTTTCTGATGATTCCAAAGGCATAGGGTCCAGGAGTACATTTCCAG GTATAGAAGATCCAACAACCTTGTCTGATCCAAATGCCACACAAGATGTTAACCGTGCTCTCTCTCTTCTGTCAACCAATTCATGGGGTGCATACGATACCAAATCCCTCTCTTTAGAACACTCGAATCGACCAACCGGGGAAACTCATTCCATAGCACATGCAACTGCTAACCGCTCGCCTTTTCCTTCATCAGAATACTGGCACACTGATCCGCAACAGGCCAACTCTAGCGCTTGTATATCGTTCTCAGGTTACGACAGTAGCAGTCGCTTTCAAGACTTTCAGCTGTTCAGCGCGCCGTTCGAGTCTAGTTTCCCTTGCAACCAGCTGGATTGA
- the LOC131658115 gene encoding uncharacterized protein LOC131658115, giving the protein MKVNLQKCRIFYAGIDRDAQEELVQATDFQKEQLPFKYLGVSVASKKMPMHCYMPLIDRIIGKIKHWSARLLTYVGRLQLIKSVTFALTNYWLQCFPFPENMIYKIEAICRNFLWTDGFEGSRKAPISWKKVCCPKCRGGLNIIDIEVWNKTNQLRLLWNLSGKTDSLCVRWIQAYYLKNKQLMEIQIKPNHTWIMKAILKQRDTVQNMDDWENIMNNNFFNMSHVYYTLQCWDQKVKWRDLMYGNMARPRACFIMWLACQSKLSTKDRLFKFGMIDNTSCCFCLNEESINHLFFICLYTRNIWLEVLAWIQVQHNPVGWEHEIDWLIQQAKGKSARVVVIKMAITKTIYEIIK; this is encoded by the coding sequence ATGAAGGTTAATCTGCAGAAATGCAGAATTTTCTATGCTGGAATAGACAGAGACGCGCAGGAAGAGCTAGTACAGGCTACTGATTTTCAAAAGGAGCAGCTACCCTTCAAATACCTGGGTGTCTCTGTAGCAAGTAAGAAAATGCCTATGCATTGTTATATGCCTTTAATTGATCGCATCATAGGTAAAATCAAACATTGGAGTGCTCGTTTATTGACATATGTAGGGAGGCTGCAGCTTATTAAAAGTGTGACTTTTGCACTTACAAATTACTGGCTTCAATGCTTTCCTTTCCCGGAGAATATGATTTATAAAATAGAAGCCATTTGCCGAAATTTCCTTTGGACAGATGGTTTTGAAGGTAGCCGGAAAGCCCCGATATCGTGGAAAAAAGTGTGTTGTCCTAAGTGTCGTGGAGGGCTGAACATAATTGATATAGAAGTGTGGAATAAGACTAACCAGTTGAGATTGTTATGGAACTTAAGTGGGAAAACAGACTCTCTATGTGTTCGATGGATTCAAGCATATTACTTGAAAAACAAGCAGCTGATGGAGATTCAAATAAAACCCAATCACACATGGATCATGAAGgcaattttaaaacaaagagaTACTGTCCAGAATATGGACGATTGGGAGAACATcatgaataataattttttcaataTGAGTCATGTCTACTATACATTACAGTGTTGGGATCAAAAAGTTAAGTGGAGAGACCTGATGTATGGAAATATGGCAAGGCCGCGAGCTTGTTTTATCATGTGGCTTGCTTGTCAAAGTAAGCTTTCAACTAAAGATAGATTATTTAAATTCGGTATGATTGATAATACTAGTTGTTGCTTCTGCTTGAACGAGGAATCTATCAACCATCTTTTCTTTATCTGTCTGTATACTCGGAATATCTGGTTAGAGGTTCTTGCTTGGATACAGGTGCAACATAATCCTGTAGGTTGGGAGCACGAGATTGATTGGTTGATTCAACAAGCAAAAGGAAAAAGTGCTAGAGTTGTTGTCATCAAAATGGCCATCACAAAAACTATCTacgaaataattaaataa